TATGATGGATGATGAAAAGGAAGTGGCAAGACAGGGAAAATATCAAAGATCAGCCCTTCATATTGCTGCCTCAGATGGAAACATATCAATTGTGAAGGCCTTGGTAGCAAAGTATGAAGATCAAGTGATGCTCAAGAGTGAATTCTATGACTATAACATCCCAATTACTATTGCTGCTAGGGCAGGAAATAAGAAAGTTGTGGCTTACCTTTACCCGATCACTCTAAAACAGGATCAAGCTGATCAGAAGGCATTCCAGGATCAAGTTGATCAGAAGGCAATCACTCAACAGGACAAAGCTGATCAGAAGGCAGAAGATACCAAAGAACGGGATCAAACTAGAGCAGCTCttcttatttctttaattttcggTGATTTCTTTGGTGAGTGAATATCATCccttcacaattttttttttttcttttttttttttctatggaaAGTACTCTTCTAAAACTCAATGAGTCAAATGAGTCAACTCGGTAATTAAATCCACTGGGGATCATTCGGAATCCTAGCTGGCATTTGCCACATTTGCCATAAACAAACGAGCAGTACTCCAGCTAGGAATCCGTCTGATTCTAAGGGAAAATACAATAGGAAACTAGTATACCTAAATAGTTCATAAAACTTTGAGTCCTAGTACACCACTTAAACATGTGAATTTTCACTCAATAGGGGGTCCCATGACTTGTGATTAGGACTGTCAAAAGAATGTAGAGCATTGGCTGCCATTTAAATATTGGTATTATGGCTCTTGTAACTCAACTGGAGTCAAAAGTTTTGGCCCTCAAAAGTTGCGTcaaaaatgttgattttttaatcTAATTGGGAGGACTTCTGCCAACCTTCGTCTCAAGAATCATGTGGTTatgagttcaactcctcttacctccttggggccactcacacaggggtgtttagtgttctttgttacttttagtgaaagttgatggttctcattcaacctcggtatgactAGGTCTATGCGATTGAGAGATCAGTAGGGGCCCGTGGGACTATTCGGCATGGATAactgtcgttagcaaaaaaaagaaaaaaaagaaaaaaagaggaggacTTTTGCTAGTCCAATCAACCCAAAAATTCTTCACAAGTCTTCTTTACATCATGTTGACTCATTGACAACAAAGTTACTTCATTACTGTGGCCAGTATCAGGTTAGGGTTGTGGGGATTTCAAAATTAGAAGTAAAAtcaggtcttttttttttttccttgtagaTCTGGCTCTTGATCTGCTTCAAAAATATTCCAATTTAGTATTGATCGAAGATGCAAACATGAATACTGCCTTGGACGCACTATCAATGAAGCCTTCTGCATTCCCAAGTTCATTCCCTAAAGCAAAGCCAGGTGGGTTTGGGCTCGTTGGATATTATCTCGAGAGTACCATATACTCACGTAAGTATTCCAAATTAATTGATAATGATTCACAACTTGTTCAATTCAAAAATCAATttctaaattctaaaaaaaaaaaaaaaaaaaaaaaattgataattttAATTTCCAATTGGGATCAGTTTTAGACATCGATGGTGAACACATTAATCACTGTCCGACCGGAAGAGATATAGAAAATTCTTCCTATGCATCGAGTGACAATGCTCAAGGtgagttctctctctcccacaccTCTTTGTGTCTGGGCATAAGGGTCACGCTGTCTTTCTAGtttctttttctgaaaaatatattacaatttttgtgaaattacaaaaaaattaaatttcacaCTTTAaactttctttatatatatatatatatatatattttttattttgatgttaAACACTATAaaactttttttggggggggggttggtgggGTAGAAAACCCTATATAACATTTCTAATGCAGCAAATTTATGTTTTGGCTGCACAGGCGAAGATCGCATTACTCTTCGATTTTGTAAAGGACAATCCCTATGGTTCCATCAACTATTGGAGAGAGCACTTAAGCTAGGTGAGCAATTAACATAATACCTTAGTTCTATAGTTGGGGATTGAGATGCACAAGGAAAGCCATGTTATATAGGTTTTCTTAAGTATTTGGTTGATTGTCTAATTTATAATTTAGGGGTCATCCTCTCTGCTAatgacaatgccgaaggtggggaggAAGATCTTAGTTCTATAGTTTTTTTATAGGGCTCCTGTTGGAGCTCTCTATGTactcttattattttattttaatataattatattGCTGACCTTAAGCAAAAGAACCTAATACTAACAATTAAGAAGAGGATGCACCTAATACCAGGTACTTCCTTTCCAAGCCTGCTATCATAAGCATGACAATTCTTTCCTATAAATTGCAGTTCCAAGTTATGAGACCATCTATGATTTGAGATTGAAGCATCACAGGGCTGTAAAGCTGCTAAAACAAATATGGAAGCTAATATCAGAACTTGATGATCTTGAGGTCATGGAGGATGAAGCTGTTGAAGCAATGTTCCGCGCAACTGAGCTTGGAATAGTTGAATTCATCGATGAGATCATCGACAATTGTCCTCAACTTCTTGCACAAACTTGTCCCTGGTTTaattatgaagaagaagagaagggaaatatAGGCCAAACTGTATTTCATTACGCAATCAGAAACCGTCAAGGAAAGATCTTTGGACGCATCCATGATCTAGGACCAATGAAGAATGATATCACAAGGTTAGCTGATAATTCCATGAATCTCATGTCACATTTAGCAGCTATGAAGGCACCTGTGCGTTGTCTCAATCAAGTCCCAGGTGCAGCACTCCAAGTGCAACATGAGCTTCTGTGGTACAAGGTGATTGTTGCTTCCTTCATCTTATTCTTCGCACTTAATTTGATTTattctctactgatggcaatgccgaagttGAAGTCCaaatcattttctttgttttccgtTTGGGTTCAGTCTGGATATGCCTAGACTTAAATCTTGTACATCTTATGCTGACGGGTCCTAACTACCCTTATCCGTAGACCCACTCAACCGTGGTCTGATAATCCTCTTACAGTTACACCTTATGTGATACTTTCGAGAACAGAATGTTGAGGAAACACCCTTTTCCCCTCCTCTACCTAGACTTTTTGTAAGTGAAACCCTAGGCAACTGTAAGGATTCAAATGCAAATGAGtttaacttttcatattttttccttATCATAGGAAGTGGAAAGGATCATGCCTCCAACCTATGAAGaatttgaaaacaaggaaaagaagacGGCAAGAATTTTATTCACAGAGGAGCATCAAGAGCTAGTTAAAGAAGGGGCAACTTGGATGAAGGAAACAGCAACACAATGCATGGTTGTTGCAACCCTTATCACCACAATTATGTTTGCAGCAGTGTTTACTGTACCAGGTGCCAAGGAGAGTGATATAGGCAAGCCTAATTATATACATGACAAGTTCTCCATAGTTTTTGTTGCAGCAAATATACTAGCACTAAGTTCTTCTGTTGCTTCAATATTGATGTTTTTAGCCATCATTACTTCACGCTATGCAGAAGAAGACTTCTTGAAGACATTGCCACAAATGTTGATCTTGggtctttttttcctctttctttctataGCGGGGATGATGGTAGAATTTGTTGTAGCTGTCCTAGTTTTAGTTCACTACAATGTTTTGTGGATTTCCTTTCCTATTGTATTTCTAGCTAGTGTCCCAATTACTATATATGCTTTGGTGCAATTTCCCCTGTTTATAGAATTGACATTCGCCACGACTAGGTTGGAAGTGTTTggaaaggggagaaaaaaataagcATGACCACAAAGTTTAATGCAAGTGCTTTAAGCAGGGGAACAAGTTGAAATTAAAGAATTAATGATTTGAGATGTGAATTGTACAATGTACTTAAGTCATTTGAGTTGATTGTAAAGATGTGTATTATTATTGATATGTCATAATGAAAAATTTGAATGTTATACCTATCACGAATTATTTCTTTTTGCCATATGTTTGTTGCCAATGTAAAGTTATATGCCCTTTTAATTGGAACTAAAGTATGACAGTTAGGAGCCTCAGGTTTAATTATTGACTGAAAATCAAGATTAGAACAATATTTAAGGtaaggatttataaaattttaatttgaaaaaaaaaaaaaaaaacccattggatcaaataaaaaatagagaagatgaGCCTAAAAAGCAGTGTGACCTTTACATATAAgtttataaaataattttttttaaggagggTGGAGGGGGAGGATGTGGCCAAGGGGTTGTAGATCTATATATAGCAAAAATTATTAGATTGCTAGACTATCTTTATTTTCCAGGTAACAATGGTAGGCTTTTTACTCCACAATGGTGGTGTTGATAACTTTTTTGTGGATTAAGATTCAGTGTCTCAAATTCAAGATAGCTGACTATGAGAGATGcaaaaaatattcattttatCCCATTTATTTCCTTGTGTCTAAAGTTAGAAAAGAGTTTCACTTCTATATGAATAAAGGTGAATAAAGGAGAACCCAATGCATGATGCTCCTGTCTGTCACTGTGGATTCTAAGGAAGatcaaaatatacataattttttattcaatcccATGATCAATAGGTCGCCATGGAACAATCTTACCATTGCACCGAGGCGCACTTCTCTACAATCATTCTCCTTTTCAACGACATCATTTATATGACATCATGTAGCTTGTGAAAGACAATCTACAACTCAGATAACAGTGTAAAAGAGATTAGTGTATAACTCATAGGTGCACATTAATCCTGTATATTCCATATTATACAGTAAAACGTTAGCTGAACATAGATCTTCACCAACTTCAGGATAACAATGAAGATAGGGAAGACCTTTGTATAGATGTCATTATCAAAGGTAAAAATTCTCCAAAGAATGTTCCTTGTTGAGAAGTTGGGGTTCCATCCACTTTGGGTAGTGAGGTGATTCTGTCCATGGTTACGTACACatgtttttgtttcattttgtgTATGTTTTCCGGGCTTAGGGAGCGGCCTGTTGGTGGCATCctcttgttcttttctttggattGAGGGCCTACctggatctcttttttttttttctttttttcttttttttttttaatgagaccCTCTTAGGCTGCCTTTGTTAgttgtaattgtttttatttctttggaaTAAATTGATATTACCTATAAAAGAAATTAGGGTAACAATGTAGAGAAGATTAGAGTACAACTCAAGGCATGCACTTTCTCTGTatccttggatttttttttttttaatattctatttcattgatttttttttttttttttggtgacatTCTATTTCATTGATAGTTCCAACTTTAATTGCTTCCcttgaaacttgatatgtgagCAAGGGAACAAAGAGAATAACTGATTATTCAAGTTAATTAACAGACTACCATAATTAATGGTCTAATGACTGATGCCCCTGCAATATAAAGCCTCTACCAACTTCAGGATAACAATGTAGAAGATTAGTGTATAACTCATGGGGGCTTGCATgcaccttttatttatttatttatttttcttttcatactTTATTTATTACTCGGCCAATTGGTCGAACTCCCAGGCTTTCCCTTGAAACTTTACACGTGagcaaattatttatttttcttttcatactTTATTTATTACTCGGCCAATTGGTCGAACTCCCAGGCTTTCCCTTGAAACTTTACACGTGAGCAAGGGAACAAAGAGAATCTAATCAACAGAATGTCGTAATTAACAAACGACCGACTGATGTCCCCGCAATATATAACCTTGACCAGCCTCAAGATAACAATTTAAAAGATTAGTTTTCAACTCAAAGGTGCATGCACCTTTTTGGTATTCttggaattttctcttttttcgtttcaattatttattttgttgctTGGCCAATTGTTTCGATTTCCTTTCCTTtgtaacttgacatgtgagcaagggaataatttattttgttgtttggcCAATTGTTTTGATTTCCTTTCCTTtgtaacttgacatgtgagccaATTGTTtcgattttctttcctttgtaaCTTGACATGCGAGCAAGAAAACAAAATGCACAACCGACCCATGTCCCGCAATTTATACCATCGACCAATTTCAGAATCAACACTGAAAAGGTCGAAAAATTGATGCCGAAACCCTAACAATATTTTTTCAAGTgaaacaaaaccctaacaaaGTTACACCAATGAGCAAAACCCTaacaatatattttatattttttttttttcaagagaaacaCAA
Above is a window of Macadamia integrifolia cultivar HAES 741 unplaced genomic scaffold, SCU_Mint_v3 scaffold693, whole genome shotgun sequence DNA encoding:
- the LOC122069742 gene encoding uncharacterized protein LOC122069742 isoform X1, whose translation is MISKFKSEVFFFIYLYLPSKHFIVQHTRSVLLFTSTKMSAEGTMESELPSQEKIPKLGKDNYMIWKEMIEKHLRQKRLWGYVVGETIPEHEQVWAAEHAKVQQIFKKNCGPWVLPYIEGKGKARDVWSQLEIMYKEVDGSVLLNQRGMSTNYTWWLPLYRAIVEGDLKTFRQLVSKNKGVLTVRLTSEGEIPIHVAAQQGQVKIVEEMVNMMDDEKEVARQGKYQRSALHIAASDGNISIVKALVAKYEDQVMLKSEFYDYNIPITIAARAGNKKVVAYLYPITLKQDQADQKAFQDQVDQKAITQQDKADQKAEDTKERDQTRAALLISLIFGDFFDLALDLLQKYSNLVLIEDANMNTALDALSMKPSAFPSSFPKAKPGGFGLVGYYLESTIYSLLDIDGEHINHCPTGRDIENSSYASSDNAQGEDRITLRFCKGQSLWFHQLLERALKLVPSYETIYDLRLKHHRAVKLLKQIWKLISELDDLEVMEDEAVEAMFRATELGIVEFIDEIIDNCPQLLAQTCPWFNYEEEEKGNIGQTVFHYAIRNRQGKIFGRIHDLGPMKNDITRLADNSMNLMSHLAAMKAPVRCLNQVPGAALQVQHELLWYKEVERIMPPTYEEFENKEKKTARILFTEEHQELVKEGATWMKETATQCMVVATLITTIMFAAVFTVPGAKESDIGKPNYIHDKFSIVFVAANILALSSSVASILMFLAIITSRYAEEDFLKTLPQMLILGLFFLFLSIAGMMVEFVVAVLVLVHYNVLWISFPIVFLASVPITIYALVQFPLFIELTFATTRLEVFGKGRKK
- the LOC122069742 gene encoding uncharacterized protein LOC122069742 isoform X2, which produces MESELPSQEKIPKLGKDNYMIWKEMIEKHLRQKRLWGYVVGETIPEHEQVWAAEHAKVQQIFKKNCGPWVLPYIEGKGKARDVWSQLEIMYKEVDGSVLLNQRGMSTNYTWWLPLYRAIVEGDLKTFRQLVSKNKGVLTVRLTSEGEIPIHVAAQQGQVKIVEEMVNMMDDEKEVARQGKYQRSALHIAASDGNISIVKALVAKYEDQVMLKSEFYDYNIPITIAARAGNKKVVAYLYPITLKQDQADQKAFQDQVDQKAITQQDKADQKAEDTKERDQTRAALLISLIFGDFFDLALDLLQKYSNLVLIEDANMNTALDALSMKPSAFPSSFPKAKPGGFGLVGYYLESTIYSLLDIDGEHINHCPTGRDIENSSYASSDNAQGEDRITLRFCKGQSLWFHQLLERALKLVPSYETIYDLRLKHHRAVKLLKQIWKLISELDDLEVMEDEAVEAMFRATELGIVEFIDEIIDNCPQLLAQTCPWFNYEEEEKGNIGQTVFHYAIRNRQGKIFGRIHDLGPMKNDITRLADNSMNLMSHLAAMKAPVRCLNQVPGAALQVQHELLWYKEVERIMPPTYEEFENKEKKTARILFTEEHQELVKEGATWMKETATQCMVVATLITTIMFAAVFTVPGAKESDIGKPNYIHDKFSIVFVAANILALSSSVASILMFLAIITSRYAEEDFLKTLPQMLILGLFFLFLSIAGMMVEFVVAVLVLVHYNVLWISFPIVFLASVPITIYALVQFPLFIELTFATTRLEVFGKGRKK